From a single Rhodococcus qingshengii JCM 15477 genomic region:
- the istB gene encoding IS21-like element helper ATPase IstB: MTTKTTTPSMASAPPLPAELEDLLRRLRLPHIRRHAPEVVATAKAQRWEPAEVLKALFAEEVAGRERSALATRRAAAGFPTGKTFDAWQPEASSIPAPTQQALRTLEWVHRRENLVVCGPSGTGKTFLLEALGHQAVEAGLKVAWFTLEDLGVLLRRHRADDTVSKAIARVLRADLVVVDDIGLLPVAQDAAEGLYRLVDAAYEKRSVAISSNLHPSGFDELMPKTLATATVDRLLHHAHVCQTSGDSVRLTQALAGRGVSPLS; this comes from the coding sequence ATGACGACCAAGACCACCACACCATCGATGGCGTCCGCGCCGCCGTTGCCGGCCGAGTTGGAGGACCTCTTGCGGCGGCTTCGGCTGCCCCACATCCGTCGCCACGCACCGGAGGTCGTCGCGACCGCGAAGGCCCAACGCTGGGAGCCCGCCGAGGTGCTCAAGGCTCTGTTCGCCGAGGAGGTCGCCGGAAGGGAACGCTCCGCACTGGCCACCCGCAGGGCGGCTGCGGGGTTCCCGACCGGGAAGACGTTCGATGCGTGGCAGCCCGAGGCATCCTCGATCCCGGCACCGACCCAGCAGGCACTCCGCACCCTGGAATGGGTCCACCGTCGGGAAAACCTCGTCGTGTGCGGGCCGTCGGGGACCGGGAAGACGTTCCTACTGGAGGCACTCGGTCACCAAGCCGTCGAGGCCGGGTTGAAGGTCGCCTGGTTCACCCTGGAAGACCTCGGGGTCCTGCTGCGCCGCCATCGTGCCGACGACACGGTGTCCAAGGCCATCGCCCGTGTGCTGCGCGCCGATCTCGTTGTCGTCGACGACATCGGCCTGTTGCCGGTCGCCCAGGATGCCGCCGAGGGGCTCTACCGGCTCGTCGACGCCGCCTACGAGAAGCGGTCGGTCGCGATCAGCTCGAACCTGCACCCGTCCGGGTTCGACGAGCTGATGCCCAAGACGCTGGCGACCGCCACCGTCGACCGGCTACTGCACCACGCCCACGTGTGCCAGACCAGCGGAGACTCCGTGCGACTTACCCAGGCACTCGCCGGCCGAGGGGTGAGTCCCTTGAGCTGA
- the istA gene encoding IS21 family transposase — MKSAEEIMEILDAYDLTGSLRDAGELAGCSHHTVKHYVDRRAAGGELDKAVTRPQLIDEYLPKVEEWVERSKGKVRADRAHEKLLAMGYKGSERTTRRAVASVKKSYRSGHVRVHRPWVTEPGMWLQYDYGDGPVVDGVKTVLFVAWLAWSRFRVVIALRDKTMPSVFAALDQTFRRLGGVPTYVLTDNEKTVTTEHIAGIPVRNGQLVTFAEHYSVVVHTCVPADPASKGGTESSVKISKADLVPKDTNLREEYASFSELEEACEAFCQKVNTRAHRTTKRPPVEMLAEERTRLHPVPTQPHTVAFGTTRVVPGNTPMVMFESGQYSVPHTLLGATVWVRAQGLGDGEEVVIVHVGEDGPAEVARHARATPGTPRINDEHFPPQPEGPLNRQPRAKNPAEAEFLDLGEGARLWLVEAAAAGTPRMRVKMAEALSLAKLFDPVEVDWALGHAAVHGRFAEADLSSILDHHARQPAVGEHRAGEERSLTQGTAGWARLGQHDSQHDSREGNEVTR, encoded by the coding sequence TTGAAGTCTGCCGAGGAGATCATGGAAATCCTGGATGCCTACGACCTGACAGGGTCGTTGCGTGATGCCGGCGAGCTGGCCGGATGCTCGCACCACACGGTCAAGCACTACGTGGACCGCCGTGCTGCCGGGGGTGAGCTGGACAAGGCCGTGACTCGGCCGCAGTTGATCGATGAGTACCTGCCCAAGGTCGAGGAGTGGGTCGAGCGGTCCAAGGGCAAGGTCCGTGCCGACAGAGCGCACGAGAAGCTGCTCGCGATGGGCTACAAGGGTTCGGAGCGCACCACCCGTCGTGCGGTCGCATCGGTGAAGAAGTCATACCGGTCAGGACATGTGCGGGTCCACCGGCCCTGGGTCACCGAGCCGGGGATGTGGCTGCAGTACGACTACGGCGACGGACCTGTCGTCGACGGCGTCAAGACGGTTCTGTTCGTGGCGTGGCTGGCGTGGTCGCGGTTCCGGGTCGTGATCGCGCTGCGCGATAAGACCATGCCGTCCGTGTTCGCCGCGCTGGACCAGACCTTCCGCCGGTTGGGTGGGGTGCCGACCTACGTGCTGACCGACAACGAGAAGACCGTCACGACCGAGCACATCGCCGGGATCCCGGTCCGCAACGGACAGCTCGTCACCTTCGCCGAGCACTACTCGGTCGTGGTCCACACCTGTGTGCCGGCGGATCCGGCGTCCAAGGGCGGCACCGAGTCGTCGGTGAAGATCAGCAAGGCCGACCTGGTGCCCAAGGACACCAACCTGCGTGAGGAGTACGCGTCGTTTAGCGAGCTCGAGGAGGCGTGTGAGGCGTTCTGTCAGAAGGTCAACACCCGGGCTCACCGGACCACGAAGCGGCCACCGGTCGAGATGTTGGCCGAAGAGCGGACACGGCTACACCCGGTCCCGACACAGCCGCACACAGTCGCGTTCGGCACCACCCGGGTAGTGCCGGGCAACACGCCGATGGTGATGTTCGAGTCCGGCCAGTACTCGGTGCCACACACCCTGCTCGGCGCCACGGTGTGGGTTCGTGCCCAAGGACTCGGCGACGGCGAGGAGGTCGTCATCGTTCACGTCGGCGAGGACGGACCCGCCGAGGTCGCCCGCCACGCGCGCGCGACGCCGGGCACGCCGAGGATCAACGACGAGCACTTCCCACCGCAGCCGGAAGGTCCGTTGAACCGGCAGCCGCGAGCGAAGAACCCAGCGGAAGCCGAGTTCCTCGACCTGGGCGAGGGCGCCCGCCTGTGGCTGGTCGAGGCCGCTGCGGCGGGCACGCCGCGGATGAGGGTCAAGATGGCCGAAGCCCTCAGCCTGGCCAAGCTGTTCGACCCCGTCGAGGTCGACTGGGCACTCGGCCACGCCGCCGTCCACGGCCGGTTCGCCGAGGCCGATCTGTCCTCGATCCTCGACCACCACGCCCGGCAACCCGCTGTTGGCGAGCACCGTGCCGGCGAAGAACGGTCGCTGACCCAGGGCACCGCCGGATGGGCACGTCTCGGCCAGCACGACAGCCAGCACGACAGCCGCGAGGGGAACGAGGTGACCCGATGA
- a CDS encoding VOC family protein — protein sequence MSRLLFVNMPVKDVVATRAFFSGLGFEFNDMFSDENTVSMIVSDSATVMFLNEPRFGDFIADDICDTSKAREALMCVSADSREEVDTFVDAAIAAGGSKWMEPQDHGFMYGRAFRDLDNHVWEVMWMDPAATVPQQ from the coding sequence ATGTCTCGTCTTCTCTTCGTCAACATGCCGGTCAAGGACGTCGTCGCTACCCGTGCATTCTTCAGTGGCCTCGGCTTCGAGTTCAACGACATGTTCAGTGACGAGAACACTGTCTCGATGATCGTCAGCGATTCCGCCACCGTCATGTTCCTGAACGAACCGCGTTTCGGGGACTTCATCGCCGACGACATCTGCGACACGTCGAAAGCTCGTGAAGCACTGATGTGTGTGTCGGCCGACAGCAGGGAGGAAGTCGACACCTTCGTCGACGCGGCGATTGCTGCCGGCGGCAGCAAGTGGATGGAGCCCCAGGATCACGGCTTCATGTACGGACGCGCATTCCGCGACCTCGACAATCACGTCTGGGAGGTCATGTGGATGGACCCGGCTGCGACTGTTCCCCAGCAGTAA
- a CDS encoding sigma-70 family RNA polymerase sigma factor encodes MTVDQALDSDFLTLADPYRRELLAHCYRMMGSIHDAEDQVQETFIRAWRGFDGYKGQSSLRTWLYRIATNTCLTALEGRSRRPLPTGLGAPSSDPADDLIERNEIAWLEPIADSALGDVNDPAVMVVNRDSVRLALVAALQHLSARQRAVLVLRDVLQWKASEVAEALDTTTTAVNSLLQRARAQINHIGPTEDDLVEPTTEAARKLLRDYVHSFESYDVEAIVELFTREAIWEMPPFEGWYQGPEAIGQLIGTKCPADGPGAMRLLPTAANGQPAFGLYMREPDGVHRAFQLHVLDVTESGISHVTCFFDLSLFARFGLPAEL; translated from the coding sequence ATGACAGTCGATCAGGCGTTGGACAGTGATTTCCTCACTCTTGCCGATCCGTACCGCCGCGAGTTGCTGGCGCACTGCTATCGCATGATGGGGTCGATTCACGACGCCGAAGACCAGGTCCAGGAGACGTTCATCCGGGCTTGGCGCGGGTTCGACGGTTACAAGGGCCAGTCATCTCTCAGGACCTGGCTCTACCGCATCGCGACGAATACCTGCCTGACCGCGCTGGAGGGGAGATCGAGGCGTCCCCTCCCGACCGGCCTCGGCGCACCTAGTTCGGACCCGGCCGACGATTTGATCGAGCGCAACGAGATTGCCTGGTTGGAACCGATTGCCGATTCTGCGTTGGGCGACGTCAATGATCCGGCCGTCATGGTCGTCAATCGCGATTCGGTCAGGCTCGCCCTTGTCGCCGCTTTGCAGCACTTGTCCGCGCGCCAACGTGCGGTTCTGGTTCTACGTGACGTTCTCCAGTGGAAGGCGTCGGAAGTTGCGGAGGCGCTGGACACCACAACCACTGCGGTAAACAGCCTGCTGCAGCGGGCTCGCGCGCAGATCAATCACATCGGACCCACCGAGGACGATCTCGTGGAACCGACTACCGAGGCTGCCCGGAAGTTGCTTCGCGACTACGTGCACAGCTTCGAGAGCTACGACGTCGAGGCCATCGTCGAACTGTTCACGCGCGAAGCCATCTGGGAGATGCCTCCGTTCGAGGGTTGGTACCAGGGCCCCGAGGCAATCGGGCAACTCATCGGAACCAAATGCCCGGCCGACGGACCAGGAGCGATGCGCCTACTTCCGACCGCTGCGAACGGTCAGCCGGCGTTCGGCCTCTACATGCGCGAGCCCGATGGTGTTCACCGCGCTTTCCAGTTGCACGTTCTCGATGTCACCGAGTCCGGGATCTCGCACGTGACGTGTTTCTTCGATCTGAGTCTGTTCGCACGGTTCGGATTGCCTGCCGAGCTGTAG
- a CDS encoding GNAT family N-acetyltransferase — translation MTTEATLASFVETVDTDVDTHPLDDPVRQGLRGHHAQFARWAGRVARYDPTVAPFVGHPPELDAEDWENLLTLVGPGGTVGLRGFDHRPPEGWRVVDQFGSVQMDGSALEVSVDPSVELLGTGDVPEILALIERTKPGPFLPRTVEMGSYYGIRVDGRLVAMAGERLHPPGWTEISAVCTDSDFRGRGLGTTLIRAVAAGIRERGELPFLHAVQSNTNAIRLYESLGFVLRKRSRLTAVQAPA, via the coding sequence ATGACCACGGAGGCGACCCTGGCGTCGTTTGTCGAGACAGTTGACACGGATGTCGACACCCATCCGCTGGACGATCCTGTGCGACAAGGACTTCGCGGACATCATGCGCAATTCGCTCGCTGGGCAGGGAGAGTTGCGCGATACGACCCGACGGTCGCGCCGTTTGTCGGTCATCCGCCCGAGTTGGACGCCGAGGACTGGGAGAACCTACTCACACTCGTAGGTCCTGGCGGCACAGTAGGTTTGCGAGGATTTGATCACCGCCCGCCGGAAGGGTGGCGCGTTGTGGATCAGTTCGGCTCGGTGCAGATGGACGGATCCGCACTCGAAGTCTCCGTTGATCCGTCGGTCGAACTTCTCGGAACGGGCGACGTTCCCGAAATTCTGGCATTGATCGAGCGCACCAAGCCAGGACCGTTTCTTCCTCGTACCGTCGAGATGGGCAGTTACTACGGCATTCGCGTCGACGGAAGACTTGTTGCCATGGCGGGGGAGCGGTTGCACCCTCCGGGATGGACGGAAATCAGTGCGGTGTGCACTGACAGCGACTTTCGGGGTCGAGGCCTGGGTACGACGCTGATCCGTGCCGTCGCTGCCGGGATTCGCGAGCGCGGCGAGCTGCCATTTCTCCATGCAGTGCAATCGAATACGAATGCGATCAGACTCTACGAATCGCTGGGGTTCGTTCTCCGGAAGAGATCCAGGTTGACTGCGGTGCAGGCGCCTGCCTGA
- a CDS encoding carboxyl transferase domain-containing protein: MFKRIAVVNRGEAAVRLIRAVRELNAEHDYGIRVIALHTEAERRAMFVRQADEGVTLRSTGTGSPYLDYAELERALLAAKADAVWVGWGFVAEDPAFAEIVAKLGITFIGPSADAMRLLGDKVAAKILAEKVGVPVAPWSGGPVETRADARRHAQSIGYPLIIKARSGGGGRGIRKVWAEDELEVALERTQGEAERSFGDPVVFLERLVTDARHVEVQVIADNHGNVWAPGVRDCSIQRRNQKVIEESSSPVLTEEQSDHLKKVSAELVKAAGYQGAGTVEYLYQPENKLFTFLEVNTRLQVEHPITEVTTGIDLVKLQILVASGDELVGDCPPAFGHAVEARLNAEDADNDFAPAPGTVQLLKFPLGSGIRVDTGIAAGDVIPPDYDSMVAKVIAWGRNRSEALARLRTALRETTVVLDGGTTTKSFLLDLLDRDEVISASADTGWLDRTGALTGTTRRADVALIATAIDAYDAEESLERAAFLASARGGRPRANHAIGRTVELNYQGQAYKLTVGRIGPHRYRVDGDAGDIEVDVDRLGDFESRLVIGDRRFHVVSVVSPARYLVEVDGISHQISQDDAGVVRAPAPAVVVAVPVAVGDDVEAGSTLVVLESMKMETAVRAPYAGKVREVLATVNSQVDAGAPLLRVDQVSEEAVTEKAPRVQFDLPAATSGSDTRADALAQLEALTAMISGYDVSGKHANAVLAEYDALRSALESEDRELVQAELAVLTTFADICELSRNKPTSGESAKDESVHSPREHFHTFLHSLDSEREGLPASFRTRLERALRHYDVTDLEDRQAVEEAVYRLFLALQRMEAQIPVIAALLEGWLVGDKAPGCSAQELNEVLDRLIVATQVRYPVIGDVARNLRFRFFDEPRIRKVREDVYDGVRGNLAYLEEQPDAADFDERIANLVATPEPLLDLLGRKIGLGNRDGGPLLEVITRRYYKIHSFEDVRVFEHVDRRFVTGNFDLKGDGLHLVSTVAEFDALGTALDDVATIAQDAPSGRGLVVDIYLDWPDQPADGDALVETLRTELSRNETITRSRRATVIICNPNGDPVRWVTFRPVDGELVEDHIIRDMHPLTGQRLDMWRLKNFNGKRLPAPENTYLFHLSAKENPKDERLIALAEIRDVTPQLDDEGQMVALPAIERTLAACLDGIRRAQSQRGDKRRLAANRVVLYVWPVADVPSERFSVIAQNAARLTVGAGLEEITLITRLKDRKGGAPKEVALRFSYRAGAGVVINKTTPPTEPLLPLDAYAQKVQSSRARGTVYPYELIPLLTGTKGTFVEHDFDEAGVLSPVERPYGLNKAGIVVGLVNTPTPRYPEGMTRVALFGDPTKALGTVAEAECSRVVAAIDLAEKLNAPVEWFALSSGATISMESGTENMDWVSRGLRRIITFTQNGGEINIVVTGINVGAQPYWNAEATMLMHTKGILVMTPDSAMVLTGKQSLDYSGGVSAEDNFGIGGYDRVMGPNGQAQYWAPDLTAACEILFRHYAHSYLAPGERFPRRAATTDPVDRDVRSFPHTHPSSDFETVGDIFSSAKNPDRKKPFDIRTVMRSVVDQDHSVLERWADMAGADTSVVLDAHLAGHPVTVVGIESRAIPRKGHFPADGPDTWTSGTLFPNSSKKTARAINAASGNRPIVVLANLSGFDGSPESLRNIQLEYGAEIGRAIVNFDGPIVFCVVSRYHGGAFVVFSGALNDNMEVLAVEGSFASVLGGAPAAAVVFTREVNTRTNNDPKVQQLEADLAAAKDDTEKAHLRVELNAQRIAVRSDKLGEVASEFEAIHNIQRAREVGSVDEIVPAAELRPQIIAAVERGMKRALAQ, translated from the coding sequence ATGTTCAAACGAATCGCAGTGGTCAATCGAGGTGAGGCCGCTGTCCGGCTGATCAGGGCTGTACGCGAACTGAACGCCGAACACGACTACGGCATTCGGGTCATTGCACTGCACACCGAGGCCGAGCGCCGCGCCATGTTCGTCCGCCAGGCCGATGAGGGCGTGACCCTGCGCAGCACCGGCACCGGTAGCCCGTACCTCGACTACGCCGAACTCGAGCGAGCACTGCTCGCAGCCAAGGCCGACGCAGTCTGGGTCGGCTGGGGCTTCGTGGCCGAGGATCCCGCCTTCGCGGAGATCGTCGCGAAACTGGGCATCACGTTCATCGGCCCGAGCGCCGACGCGATGCGCCTGCTCGGCGACAAGGTTGCCGCCAAGATCCTGGCCGAGAAGGTCGGCGTACCGGTCGCCCCGTGGAGCGGCGGACCGGTCGAAACGCGCGCCGACGCTCGTCGTCATGCTCAGTCCATCGGATATCCCCTGATCATCAAGGCCCGAAGCGGCGGCGGCGGACGCGGTATCCGCAAGGTCTGGGCCGAAGACGAACTCGAAGTTGCACTCGAGCGCACGCAGGGCGAAGCAGAGCGGTCCTTCGGCGACCCCGTCGTCTTCCTCGAACGCCTTGTCACCGATGCACGCCACGTCGAGGTACAGGTCATCGCCGACAACCACGGCAATGTCTGGGCTCCGGGCGTTCGCGACTGCTCGATTCAGCGTCGCAACCAGAAGGTCATCGAAGAATCCTCTTCCCCCGTCCTGACCGAAGAACAGTCTGACCACCTCAAGAAGGTGTCCGCCGAACTGGTCAAGGCAGCCGGATACCAGGGCGCAGGCACGGTCGAATACCTCTACCAGCCCGAGAACAAGCTCTTCACGTTCCTCGAGGTCAACACCCGTCTGCAGGTCGAGCACCCGATCACCGAGGTCACCACCGGAATCGATCTCGTCAAACTGCAGATTCTGGTCGCCAGTGGTGACGAATTGGTCGGTGACTGCCCGCCCGCATTCGGCCACGCCGTCGAAGCCCGCCTCAATGCCGAGGACGCGGACAACGATTTCGCGCCGGCACCCGGCACCGTTCAACTCCTCAAGTTTCCGCTCGGCTCCGGCATCCGGGTCGACACCGGTATCGCTGCCGGGGACGTCATTCCGCCCGACTACGACTCGATGGTCGCGAAGGTCATCGCCTGGGGCCGCAACCGCTCCGAGGCACTTGCGCGCCTGCGTACCGCCCTTCGTGAAACCACTGTCGTACTCGACGGCGGCACTACCACCAAGTCGTTCCTCCTCGATCTACTCGATCGCGACGAGGTCATCTCGGCATCCGCGGATACCGGCTGGCTCGACCGCACAGGCGCCCTGACCGGCACCACTCGTCGCGCGGACGTCGCACTGATCGCCACCGCCATCGATGCTTACGACGCCGAGGAGTCCCTCGAGCGTGCGGCCTTCCTCGCCTCGGCACGCGGCGGCCGTCCCCGCGCCAACCACGCGATCGGCCGTACCGTCGAGCTCAACTACCAAGGTCAGGCATACAAACTGACCGTCGGGCGTATCGGCCCGCACCGCTACCGCGTCGACGGAGACGCCGGCGACATCGAGGTCGACGTCGATCGTCTCGGTGACTTCGAGTCACGGCTGGTGATCGGTGATCGCCGCTTCCACGTCGTTTCCGTCGTGAGCCCGGCTCGCTATCTCGTCGAGGTCGACGGCATCAGCCACCAGATCAGCCAGGACGACGCCGGCGTAGTCCGCGCGCCGGCTCCCGCCGTAGTGGTAGCAGTACCGGTCGCGGTCGGCGACGACGTCGAAGCCGGATCCACTCTGGTCGTGCTCGAATCCATGAAGATGGAGACCGCGGTTCGCGCTCCGTATGCGGGCAAAGTGCGTGAGGTTCTCGCTACCGTCAACTCCCAGGTCGATGCCGGCGCACCGCTCCTGCGCGTCGACCAGGTCAGTGAGGAAGCTGTCACGGAGAAGGCTCCGCGAGTCCAATTCGATCTTCCCGCAGCAACTTCCGGGTCCGATACCCGCGCAGATGCATTGGCACAGCTGGAAGCACTGACCGCGATGATCAGTGGCTACGACGTCAGCGGCAAGCACGCAAACGCTGTTCTGGCCGAATACGACGCACTTCGCAGCGCACTCGAATCCGAGGACCGCGAACTGGTCCAGGCAGAACTGGCTGTGCTGACCACCTTCGCCGACATCTGCGAACTCTCGCGCAACAAGCCCACCTCGGGCGAGTCCGCGAAGGACGAGTCCGTCCACAGCCCCCGCGAGCACTTCCACACCTTCCTGCACTCACTCGACTCCGAGCGCGAAGGTTTGCCGGCGTCGTTCCGCACGAGACTCGAACGGGCACTTCGCCACTACGACGTCACCGATCTGGAAGATCGCCAGGCCGTCGAGGAAGCGGTGTACCGACTCTTCCTGGCTCTGCAGCGCATGGAAGCCCAGATCCCGGTCATTGCAGCACTTCTCGAAGGCTGGCTCGTCGGCGACAAGGCTCCCGGTTGCTCGGCGCAGGAGCTCAACGAGGTTCTCGATCGACTCATCGTCGCGACGCAGGTCCGCTACCCCGTCATCGGCGACGTCGCCCGCAACCTTCGCTTCCGGTTCTTCGACGAGCCGCGCATCCGCAAAGTTCGCGAAGACGTCTACGACGGAGTACGCGGCAACCTCGCCTACCTCGAAGAGCAGCCGGACGCTGCAGATTTCGACGAGCGAATCGCCAATCTCGTCGCCACTCCCGAACCGCTCCTGGACCTGTTGGGTCGAAAGATCGGCCTCGGCAACCGCGATGGCGGCCCTCTGCTCGAGGTCATCACGCGTCGCTACTACAAGATTCACTCCTTCGAAGACGTCCGCGTTTTCGAGCACGTCGACCGCCGTTTCGTAACCGGTAACTTCGACCTCAAGGGCGACGGGCTGCATCTGGTCTCGACGGTGGCCGAATTCGACGCTCTCGGTACGGCTCTCGACGATGTCGCCACGATCGCGCAGGATGCTCCATCCGGTCGCGGGCTGGTAGTCGACATCTACCTCGATTGGCCTGATCAGCCCGCCGACGGCGACGCGCTCGTCGAGACGCTGCGCACCGAACTCTCGCGCAACGAGACGATCACACGGTCTCGCCGCGCGACGGTGATCATCTGCAACCCGAACGGGGATCCGGTCCGGTGGGTCACCTTCCGCCCCGTCGACGGCGAACTGGTCGAGGACCACATCATCCGCGACATGCATCCGCTCACGGGTCAGCGTCTGGACATGTGGCGCCTGAAGAACTTCAACGGAAAGCGCCTCCCGGCTCCGGAGAACACCTACCTGTTCCACCTCTCGGCCAAGGAGAATCCGAAGGACGAGCGCCTGATCGCTCTGGCCGAAATCCGCGACGTGACACCGCAACTCGACGACGAAGGTCAGATGGTTGCACTCCCGGCCATCGAGCGCACGCTCGCTGCCTGCCTCGACGGTATCCGTCGTGCGCAGTCCCAGCGCGGCGACAAGCGTCGACTCGCAGCCAACCGCGTCGTGCTCTACGTGTGGCCGGTCGCCGACGTTCCCAGCGAGCGCTTCTCGGTGATCGCTCAGAACGCAGCCCGACTGACCGTCGGCGCCGGGCTCGAAGAGATCACGCTCATCACTCGGCTGAAGGACCGAAAGGGCGGCGCGCCCAAGGAAGTTGCGCTGCGATTCTCCTACCGCGCGGGTGCCGGTGTGGTCATCAACAAGACCACACCTCCCACCGAACCGCTGCTCCCCCTCGACGCGTACGCCCAGAAGGTCCAGAGTTCGCGGGCACGCGGAACGGTGTACCCGTACGAGCTGATTCCACTCCTGACCGGCACCAAGGGCACCTTCGTCGAGCACGACTTCGACGAAGCGGGCGTCCTGTCACCTGTCGAGCGTCCGTACGGTCTCAACAAGGCCGGCATCGTCGTCGGCCTCGTGAACACGCCGACGCCGCGCTATCCCGAGGGAATGACCCGTGTCGCGCTATTCGGTGACCCCACCAAGGCGCTCGGTACCGTCGCCGAGGCCGAATGCTCACGCGTCGTCGCTGCCATCGACCTGGCCGAGAAGTTGAACGCTCCGGTCGAGTGGTTCGCACTGTCCTCCGGTGCCACCATCTCGATGGAGAGCGGCACCGAGAACATGGACTGGGTCTCCCGCGGCCTGCGCCGGATCATCACCTTCACCCAGAACGGCGGCGAGATCAACATCGTCGTCACGGGCATCAACGTCGGCGCTCAGCCCTACTGGAACGCCGAAGCCACCATGTTGATGCACACCAAGGGCATTCTGGTGATGACCCCGGACAGCGCGATGGTGCTGACCGGCAAGCAGTCTCTCGACTACTCCGGTGGTGTGTCGGCCGAGGACAACTTCGGTATCGGTGGTTACGACCGCGTCATGGGCCCCAACGGCCAGGCGCAGTACTGGGCCCCCGACCTCACTGCGGCGTGCGAGATCCTGTTCCGTCACTACGCACACTCGTACCTCGCTCCCGGCGAACGGTTCCCGCGCCGCGCAGCGACGACGGACCCCGTCGATCGCGACGTGCGTAGTTTCCCGCACACCCACCCGTCGAGCGACTTCGAGACGGTCGGCGACATCTTCTCCTCGGCGAAGAACCCGGATCGCAAGAAGCCCTTCGACATTCGCACCGTGATGCGTTCGGTGGTCGACCAGGACCACTCTGTTCTCGAGCGTTGGGCCGACATGGCCGGCGCCGACACCTCGGTCGTTCTGGACGCGCACCTCGCCGGACATCCGGTCACAGTGGTGGGCATCGAATCCCGCGCGATCCCACGTAAGGGGCACTTCCCCGCCGACGGTCCCGACACGTGGACGTCGGGAACGCTGTTCCCGAACTCGTCGAAGAAGACTGCTCGCGCGATCAATGCTGCGAGCGGCAACCGTCCGATCGTGGTGCTGGCCAACCTGTCCGGCTTCGACGGTTCCCCGGAGTCGCTGCGCAACATCCAGCTCGAGTACGGCGCCGAGATCGGCCGCGCCATCGTCAACTTCGACGGACCGATCGTGTTCTGCGTCGTCTCCCGCTACCACGGCGGCGCGTTCGTCGTGTTCTCCGGTGCGCTCAACGACAACATGGAAGTTCTTGCTGTCGAAGGCTCGTTCGCGTCGGTACTCGGCGGCGCCCCCGCCGCCGCAGTGGTCTTCACCCGTGAGGTGAACACCCGCACCAACAACGACCCGAAGGTGCAGCAACTGGAGGCAGACTTGGCAGCGGCCAAGGATGACACGGAGAAAGCACATCTGCGCGTAGAACTGAACGCTCAGCGCATCGCCGTCCGCTCCGACAAGCTCGGCGAAGTGGCATCCGAATTCGAAGCGATCCACAACATCCAGCGGGCCCGAGAGGTCGGCTCGGTGGATGAGATCGTCCCTGCCGCAGAACTGCGTCCGCAGATCATCGCAGCAGTCGAACGCGGCATGAAGCGCGCACTCGCGCAGTAA